Proteins found in one Paenibacillus borealis genomic segment:
- a CDS encoding SDR family oxidoreductase, with protein sequence MTTKKLEGKVAIVSGGGSGIGRASVLEFARNGAKVALLDRTVENAEKVVRQVEQEGGQAAVFECDIAEPQQVEEAVKQVVAKWGQLDIVFANAGINGAMTPIETMDIESWDQTIQINLRGTFATVKYAIPHLKEHGGSILINSSINGNRVFSNIGFSAYSTTKAGQVAFMKMAALELAQYKIRVNAICPGAITTNIDDNTYPSDDLKEVQIEVEFPDGGQPLEKGPGRPDQVAKLALFLASADSDHITGTEIYCDGAESLLHG encoded by the coding sequence ATGACCACTAAGAAACTGGAAGGCAAGGTTGCCATCGTAAGCGGAGGCGGCTCAGGCATTGGCCGGGCGTCGGTACTGGAATTCGCCAGAAACGGAGCTAAGGTAGCGCTTCTGGACCGGACTGTGGAGAACGCTGAGAAGGTGGTCCGGCAGGTGGAGCAGGAGGGCGGGCAAGCCGCTGTGTTTGAATGTGATATTGCCGAGCCGCAGCAGGTGGAGGAAGCCGTGAAGCAGGTTGTCGCCAAGTGGGGACAGCTGGACATCGTGTTCGCGAATGCCGGGATTAACGGTGCGATGACACCGATCGAAACGATGGATATTGAGTCCTGGGATCAGACGATTCAGATCAATCTGCGCGGAACCTTCGCTACAGTTAAATATGCGATCCCCCATCTGAAGGAGCATGGCGGCAGTATCCTGATCAACAGCTCCATCAACGGCAACCGGGTATTCTCCAATATCGGATTCTCGGCGTACAGCACTACGAAAGCCGGGCAGGTGGCATTTATGAAAATGGCGGCGCTGGAGCTGGCCCAGTACAAAATCCGCGTGAATGCTATTTGCCCAGGTGCAATTACCACAAATATTGATGACAATACGTACCCTTCGGATGATCTTAAGGAGGTGCAGATCGAGGTTGAATTCCCGGATGGCGGACAGCCGCTGGAAAAGGGGCCCGGTCGTCCTGATCAGGTGGCTAAGCTGGCGCTGTTCCTGGCTTCTGCAGATTCGGATCATATCACAGGAACCGAGATTTATTGTGATGGAGCAGAGTCGCTGCTGCATGGCTGA
- a CDS encoding ABC transporter substrate-binding protein: MKRKHIWLGLSMSLMLVAAGCGNNNAAVNNGANAGNTPANATSAPADNGSADTKSYTIAISQYVEHPSLDATREGFLAALKDAGIVEGENLTVDLENAQADQANNLSIAQKIAGDKNDLVLAIATPSAQSIVQNVSKDTPVLFAAVTDPLDAKIVSDLDHPGGNVSGASDTNPESITRLMNFIATQFPDVKKLGLVINEGEPNAVVMADIAKEELDKHGIELVKAAITNTSEVKQAAESLVGRVDALYITLDNSVVSGVDTIIQTANDNKLPFFSADRDTVEKGAFATVGFKYYDHGYQVGEMAVEVLKNGTSPGDLKVTMQEKLDLILNLKAAAAQGIEVTDAMKAEVADPDNNIIQ, translated from the coding sequence ATGAAGAGAAAGCACATTTGGCTTGGCCTTAGTATGTCCTTGATGCTGGTGGCAGCAGGTTGCGGCAACAATAATGCAGCGGTAAATAATGGAGCAAATGCAGGAAATACACCGGCAAACGCAACTAGCGCTCCGGCAGACAACGGTTCTGCGGATACGAAATCCTACACGATCGCCATCTCGCAATATGTAGAACATCCGTCGCTGGATGCTACACGGGAAGGCTTCCTGGCAGCATTGAAGGATGCCGGCATTGTAGAAGGCGAGAACTTGACGGTAGATCTGGAGAATGCCCAGGCGGATCAGGCGAACAACCTGTCCATTGCCCAGAAGATTGCCGGTGACAAGAACGATCTGGTGCTGGCGATCGCCACTCCGTCCGCACAATCCATTGTGCAGAATGTGAGCAAGGATACGCCGGTTTTGTTCGCGGCTGTCACTGACCCGCTGGATGCCAAGATTGTAAGTGATCTGGATCATCCCGGCGGCAATGTCTCCGGCGCATCAGATACGAACCCTGAGTCAATTACACGTCTGATGAATTTCATCGCTACCCAATTCCCGGATGTGAAGAAGCTTGGGCTTGTGATTAATGAAGGTGAACCTAACGCAGTGGTTATGGCGGATATCGCCAAAGAAGAATTGGACAAACACGGAATTGAGCTGGTGAAGGCAGCTATCACGAATACTTCAGAGGTGAAGCAGGCAGCTGAATCCCTTGTAGGACGTGTGGATGCCCTTTATATTACACTGGATAACTCCGTTGTAAGCGGTGTGGATACAATTATTCAGACGGCTAATGACAACAAGCTGCCGTTCTTCTCTGCAGACCGTGATACAGTGGAGAAGGGTGCTTTTGCAACCGTGGGCTTCAAATACTATGATCATGGCTACCAGGTTGGCGAAATGGCAGTAGAAGTGCTTAAGAACGGCACAAGCCCGGGTGATCTGAAGGTAACGATGCAGGAGAAGCTGGACCTCATTCTTAACCTCAAAGCGGCAGCAGCACAGGGCATTGAAGTTACGGACGCCATGAAGGCTGAAGTAGCAGATCCGGACAATAACATTATTCAATAA
- a CDS encoding aldose 1-epimerase, translated as MSITAFEGQYEGEAAVWLKAGRYEAAILPGIGGNLICFRDTESGYRFLHEPGAEEMEAFKASPGIHGIPVLFPPNRYEDGEFPWNGQTYRLPVNEAKTGNHLHGFLHTAAWEVEEFGSGKSESFVTVAIKVDEHHPSYQYLPFKYTVKLRYTLGEGGLSQQLLVHNDGEELMPCLLAFHTAINAPFAPGSTPQDYRVKLTIGERWELSDRMLPTGKFQELTADEVALRDGGLYPFYAPMDNHYTAVAQNGRNRMELTDSKAGVTLVYDVGTSYKQWMIWNNGATEGFFCPEPQINLVNAPKVDLPADDIGLFGLEPGEYWEETSRLYVK; from the coding sequence ATGTCGATTACTGCATTTGAAGGACAATATGAGGGAGAAGCTGCAGTCTGGCTCAAAGCCGGACGTTATGAGGCTGCCATTCTGCCGGGCATCGGAGGCAACCTGATCTGCTTCCGTGATACTGAGAGCGGTTACCGTTTCCTGCATGAGCCAGGCGCAGAGGAAATGGAAGCATTCAAGGCAAGCCCCGGGATTCACGGCATTCCTGTATTGTTCCCGCCGAACCGTTATGAGGATGGAGAATTCCCGTGGAATGGACAAACCTACCGTTTGCCTGTTAATGAAGCCAAGACTGGCAACCATTTGCACGGATTCCTACATACAGCAGCCTGGGAGGTTGAAGAATTCGGCAGCGGCAAAAGCGAAAGCTTCGTCACTGTAGCGATCAAGGTGGATGAGCATCATCCTTCTTATCAATATCTGCCGTTCAAATACACCGTCAAGCTGCGCTATACTCTGGGAGAAGGCGGCCTGTCCCAACAGCTGCTGGTTCATAATGACGGCGAAGAGCTGATGCCTTGTCTGCTGGCGTTCCATACTGCCATTAATGCACCGTTCGCACCAGGCAGTACACCGCAGGATTACCGCGTGAAGCTGACTATCGGCGAGCGCTGGGAGCTGAGCGACCGGATGCTGCCGACCGGCAAATTCCAGGAGCTGACAGCGGATGAAGTGGCTCTGCGTGACGGGGGCTTGTACCCGTTCTATGCGCCAATGGACAACCACTATACCGCTGTAGCCCAGAATGGCCGCAACCGCATGGAGCTTACCGACAGCAAAGCCGGTGTTACGCTGGTCTATGATGTGGGAACCTCTTATAAGCAGTGGATGATCTGGAACAATGGCGCTACTGAAGGCTTCTTCTGTCCTGAGCCGCAGATCAATCTGGTTAATGCACCGAAGGTGGATCTTCCTGCGGATGACATCGGATTGTTCGGTCTGGAGCCGGGAGAGTATTGGGAGGAGACTAGCCGCCTGTATGTGAAGTAG
- a CDS encoding MgtC/SapB family protein yields the protein MNIDLHTESIVKLLVAMLFGLFIGIDRQLKQKPLGIRTSMVISIASCLVTLVSIHAYDKFGGPEHPNMDPMRLAAQIVSGIGFLGAGVILRRGGDAISGLTSAALIWTASGIGIAVGAGFYVEAGYAVVLLMFAVNAVPLLIKAIGPEVLNKHEISIKIIMEPNYILTDVIQKIEQRHIITEQRKTRKTGRTIRRMKIKDLEDGRQMIDMVISAPDRDYATEIYYDVKKIEHVMSVEVEQL from the coding sequence ATGAATATTGATTTGCACACGGAGTCGATTGTGAAGCTGCTTGTGGCCATGCTGTTCGGGCTGTTCATCGGGATTGACCGGCAATTGAAACAGAAACCGCTGGGAATCCGGACCAGTATGGTCATCAGTATCGCCAGCTGTCTGGTAACGCTGGTCTCGATTCATGCGTATGACAAGTTCGGCGGGCCGGAGCATCCCAATATGGACCCGATGCGTCTTGCAGCGCAGATTGTGAGCGGTATCGGTTTTCTCGGTGCGGGCGTGATTCTGCGCAGAGGCGGGGACGCGATCTCCGGATTAACATCGGCGGCGCTGATCTGGACGGCATCCGGTATCGGGATTGCGGTCGGCGCGGGATTTTATGTAGAAGCGGGATATGCAGTTGTGCTGCTGATGTTCGCGGTCAATGCCGTACCCCTTCTTATCAAGGCCATCGGACCCGAGGTGCTGAACAAACATGAGATTTCGATTAAAATCATCATGGAGCCCAATTACATTCTGACTGATGTGATCCAGAAAATTGAACAGCGCCATATCATCACCGAGCAGCGCAAAACCCGTAAAACCGGCCGGACCATCCGGCGGATGAAGATCAAGGATCTGGAGGACGGGAGACAAATGATTGATATGGTAATCTCTGCACCGGACCGTGATTATGCTACAGAAATCTATTATGATGTGAAGAAAATTGAGCATGTCATGAGCGTCGAAGTGGAACAGCTGTAA
- a CDS encoding ABC transporter ATP-binding protein: MLKLDNVSKLFNPGSPDEKIALLGIDLELSAGDFVTIIGSNGAGKSTLMNIISGVMKPDLGEARIEGSSISNLAEYQRARWIGRVFQDPMAGTAPHMTIEENLAMAYKRGQNRGLSFGVNASRRTLFREQLSKLGIGLENRLRAKVGLLSGGERQALSLLMATFTQPQILLLDEHTAALDPSRAELITKLTESIVREMKLTTLMVTHNMDQAIRLGNRLIMMDKGSIILDFDESRKKDLTVERLLGEFEAISGHKLADDRMMLG; encoded by the coding sequence ATGCTAAAGCTTGATAATGTATCCAAGCTGTTCAACCCCGGTTCACCTGACGAGAAGATCGCCCTGCTGGGCATTGATCTGGAACTCAGTGCCGGAGATTTCGTGACTATTATCGGCAGCAACGGGGCCGGTAAATCGACATTAATGAACATCATCTCAGGTGTAATGAAGCCGGATCTCGGTGAAGCTCGTATTGAAGGCAGCTCCATCAGCAATCTGGCCGAATACCAGCGCGCCCGCTGGATTGGCCGGGTCTTCCAGGACCCGATGGCCGGTACGGCGCCGCACATGACCATTGAGGAGAACCTGGCCATGGCCTATAAGCGGGGCCAGAACCGCGGTCTGTCCTTCGGGGTGAATGCGTCCAGACGCACGCTGTTCCGTGAGCAGCTCAGCAAGCTGGGCATTGGCCTCGAGAACCGGCTCCGCGCTAAGGTGGGGCTGCTCTCCGGAGGTGAACGGCAGGCACTCAGCCTGCTGATGGCGACCTTCACCCAGCCGCAGATTCTGCTGCTGGATGAGCATACAGCCGCGCTGGACCCTTCGCGCGCTGAACTGATCACAAAACTTACGGAATCCATTGTCCGTGAGATGAAGCTGACTACACTGATGGTCACCCACAACATGGATCAGGCCATCCGTTTAGGTAACCGGCTGATCATGATGGACAAGGGATCGATCATTCTCGATTTTGATGAGTCCCGCAAGAAGGATCTGACGGTAGAGCGGCTGCTTGGTGAATTCGAAGCAATCAGCGGCCATAAGCTGGCGGATGACCGGATGATGCTGGGATAA
- a CDS encoding ABC transporter permease, producing the protein MYNSLIGALEMGLLYAFMALGVYITFRILDFPDLTVDGSFTTGGAIAAVMITHGYSPLLATFCALLGGMAAGMCTGLLHTKGKINGLLSGILMMIALYSINLRILVRPNVSLMGEESLFSTVNPLLVMPFVVLLVKILMDLFLRTDLGLALRATGDNARMIRSFGVNTDTTTILGISLANGMVALSGALIAQYSTFADSSMGIGMIVIGLASVIIGEAIFGAGSVFRATLAVVLGSIVYRIVVALALRVPWLKASDLKLITAIIVIIALVFPSVQRFVKQKTMARRRTEELAELTRSSKRGGAADAKA; encoded by the coding sequence ATGTATAATTCATTAATCGGCGCCCTGGAAATGGGCTTGCTGTACGCTTTTATGGCACTCGGGGTGTATATTACGTTTCGTATTCTTGATTTCCCGGATTTAACTGTGGATGGAAGCTTCACCACCGGCGGCGCGATTGCTGCGGTCATGATTACCCACGGTTATTCTCCGCTGCTGGCAACATTCTGTGCACTGCTCGGCGGAATGGCAGCAGGCATGTGTACAGGACTCCTGCACACTAAAGGGAAGATCAACGGCCTGCTATCGGGGATTCTCATGATGATTGCGCTGTATTCCATCAATCTGCGGATTCTCGTCCGTCCCAATGTATCCTTAATGGGTGAGGAGTCCCTGTTTAGCACTGTTAATCCTTTGCTGGTAATGCCTTTTGTGGTTCTGCTGGTCAAGATTCTGATGGATCTGTTCCTGCGTACAGACCTTGGACTTGCATTGCGGGCTACGGGCGACAACGCCCGGATGATCCGCAGCTTCGGGGTCAATACGGATACTACGACTATTCTCGGCATCAGTCTGGCGAACGGAATGGTGGCCCTCTCGGGTGCGCTGATCGCTCAATATTCTACGTTTGCCGATTCATCCATGGGTATAGGTATGATTGTTATCGGGCTGGCTTCGGTAATTATCGGGGAAGCGATATTCGGTGCGGGCAGCGTCTTCCGCGCTACATTGGCTGTAGTGCTGGGCTCGATCGTCTACCGGATTGTTGTGGCGCTGGCTCTGCGTGTGCCATGGCTCAAGGCTTCGGATCTCAAGCTGATTACAGCTATTATAGTTATCATCGCCCTCGTCTTCCCGTCTGTTCAGCGGTTCGTGAAGCAGAAGACGATGGCCCGCAGACGGACCGAAGAGCTTGCGGAACTGACGCGCAGCAGCAAGAGAGGAGGGGCAGCCGATGCTAAAGCTTGA
- a CDS encoding C40 family peptidase, whose protein sequence is MPIINSYKTAATAAVLTAVILGSTACSYSSKDDTPKVNSITPAGTFAGSYYEKNSITDKEGKYWIPLKSAAASIGYRMKDDTSSGGYTKLGYSDVMYMLRPDSSQVFSLGEKITLPDVPIRREGQIYITPNALSKLLQTEVGWNPSTGEINIAAPSDRDVTTNTGAGGAAKPLRIQSVSNVDTGELISYAKKYLGVPYDFGAGPYEETKRFDCSSFTRHVFKKFGVDLPRLAKDQDNIGRRVSRSELEPGDLIFFTVPGRFESDAVPGHVGIYMGDGKFIHTWGDPGVQISELDSGYWSNVILHMQRVL, encoded by the coding sequence ATGCCAATAATCAATTCATACAAAACTGCGGCCACAGCCGCAGTGCTGACTGCCGTCATTCTTGGTTCCACCGCCTGCAGTTATTCCAGCAAGGACGATACCCCGAAAGTGAATTCAATTACGCCGGCAGGAACTTTTGCCGGGAGCTATTATGAGAAGAATTCCATTACAGACAAGGAAGGCAAGTACTGGATTCCGCTGAAGTCGGCCGCTGCCTCCATCGGTTACAGGATGAAGGACGATACTTCAAGCGGTGGTTACACCAAGCTGGGCTACAGCGATGTAATGTACATGCTCCGTCCGGATTCCAGCCAGGTTTTCTCCCTGGGGGAGAAGATCACCCTACCGGACGTTCCGATCCGCCGCGAAGGCCAGATCTACATCACGCCCAATGCATTATCCAAGCTGCTGCAGACCGAGGTTGGCTGGAACCCCAGCACCGGAGAGATTAATATTGCCGCCCCTTCCGACAGGGATGTTACCACCAATACAGGTGCAGGTGGAGCCGCTAAGCCGCTGCGGATCCAGAGCGTCTCCAATGTGGATACCGGAGAACTGATCTCCTATGCCAAGAAGTATCTCGGTGTCCCTTACGATTTCGGAGCCGGACCCTATGAGGAAACCAAACGGTTTGACTGCTCATCCTTCACCCGGCATGTATTTAAGAAATTTGGTGTCGATCTGCCCCGGCTGGCCAAAGACCAGGATAATATCGGCAGGCGGGTATCAAGGAGCGAGCTGGAGCCCGGGGACTTAATTTTCTTCACCGTGCCCGGACGCTTCGAAAGTGATGCTGTTCCCGGTCATGTGGGTATCTACATGGGCGACGGCAAGTTCATTCATACTTGGGGAGATCCGGGAGTGCAGATCAGTGAGCTGGACTCCGGTTACTGGAGCAATGTTATTCTGCACATGCAGCGGGTGTTATAA
- a CDS encoding DinB family protein, producing the protein MMKHNEEIRDQICAAVSGLSSETLNRKPAEGKWSPVQVMEHLYLMEKAITAGIIQALAATEEATTEPKPYQLTLDRNRFIDAPPHLVPSEDFIPLGDVRARLDQSRSDLKTVLDQSEESLWNRKLYPHPVFGPMDVAQWVDFIGIHEERHLAQLKEALDGI; encoded by the coding sequence ATGATGAAACATAATGAAGAGATTCGTGATCAGATCTGCGCAGCTGTCTCCGGCCTCTCGTCCGAGACCCTGAACCGGAAGCCTGCCGAAGGCAAATGGTCACCTGTACAGGTGATGGAGCATTTGTATCTGATGGAAAAAGCGATCACCGCCGGGATTATACAGGCGCTCGCTGCCACGGAAGAAGCTACCACTGAACCGAAACCCTATCAGCTGACGCTCGACCGTAACCGGTTCATCGATGCTCCTCCCCACCTTGTGCCTTCAGAGGATTTCATTCCGCTAGGGGATGTACGGGCCCGGCTGGACCAGTCCCGGTCTGACCTGAAGACGGTGCTCGACCAGAGTGAAGAAAGCCTGTGGAACCGCAAGCTATACCCACATCCGGTGTTCGGTCCGATGGATGTCGCCCAGTGGGTGGATTTCATCGGCATACATGAAGAACGGCATCTGGCTCAGCTGAAGGAAGCACTTGATGGGATTTGA
- a CDS encoding calcium-translocating P-type ATPase, SERCA-type — protein MFHTLDTAEVLKQLESRGEGLTAEEAARKLERYGKNMLQETKSKSLLAKFIEQFKNVMIFILLAAAVLSGILGEWTDTVIILLVVVLNAVLGVIQENKAEQALEALKSMSSPQARVRRGGQVTEIKSEELVPGDIVLLEAGNVVPADLRLLEAASLKTEEAALTGESLPSDKQSGVLEGNDLVIGDRTNMAYMSSSVTYGRGVGVVTATGMETEVGRIAGYISEAENEVTPLQKKLDELGKYFTFIILGVCVVIFVVGWLEGRELLDMLLTSISLAVAAIPEGLPAIVTIILALGVQRMAKRKAIIRKLPAVETLGSTEIICSDKTGTLTLNKMTVEKLYVGGETVEADSKLNETPGGELLLQAMTLCNDSSIDEGKSADGTKADGAQAGGKPGPAGGTRSGKAIIGDPTETALVDFALSIGTDKRELEQHYPRVNELPFDSDRKLMTTIHKLDNGEFRVLTKGAPDVLVSKCSHIQENGNVLPLTEEHISRITASNKSLADEALRVLAFAYRDHAEQPAAPSPEVTEKELVFVGLTGMIDPPREEVRDAVAVCRRAGIRPVMITGDHRDTAAAIAKRLGIIDDDKAVLTGRELDQISEADFATRVADYSVYARVSPEHKVRIVKAWRQMGKIVAMTGDGVNDAPALKSADIGVGMGITGTDVAKGVSDMVLADDNFTTIVVAVEEGRKVYSNIRKAIQFLLSANLGEVVTLFIATLIGWRILEPIHILWINLVTDTLPALALGLEKAESDVMSKKPRKSSSSIFAGGVGIGIIYQGLLEAALTLLVYYWAHTHYDEGVAVTMAFATLGLLQLTHAFNVRSNTKSLFQIGLFSNRYMLGASVISGLLLVLVIIIPGLNEWFGVQHLSGLQWGIVCGAAVAIVLIVELVKLVLRLSGRSKNWE, from the coding sequence TTGTTCCACACACTGGATACGGCTGAGGTGCTAAAGCAACTGGAGAGCAGGGGAGAAGGCTTAACTGCAGAAGAAGCGGCGCGGAAGCTGGAACGTTACGGCAAAAACATGCTTCAAGAAACCAAGTCCAAATCGCTGCTGGCCAAATTTATTGAGCAATTCAAGAATGTTATGATCTTTATCCTGCTGGCGGCTGCTGTACTCTCGGGTATACTCGGTGAGTGGACGGATACCGTCATTATTCTGCTGGTGGTTGTCCTGAATGCGGTGCTGGGCGTTATTCAGGAGAACAAAGCCGAGCAGGCGCTGGAGGCGCTCAAGAGCATGTCCTCTCCGCAGGCGAGAGTCCGCCGGGGCGGGCAGGTTACAGAGATCAAAAGCGAGGAGCTGGTGCCCGGCGATATCGTACTGCTGGAAGCAGGCAATGTGGTGCCCGCTGATCTCCGTCTGCTGGAAGCGGCGTCACTGAAGACGGAGGAGGCAGCGCTGACCGGGGAATCCCTGCCCTCGGATAAACAGTCAGGAGTACTGGAAGGCAACGATCTTGTAATCGGTGACCGGACGAATATGGCTTATATGAGCAGCAGCGTTACCTATGGCCGGGGCGTTGGTGTAGTAACGGCTACGGGGATGGAGACCGAAGTGGGCCGGATCGCCGGTTATATCTCAGAGGCGGAGAATGAAGTTACCCCATTGCAGAAAAAACTGGATGAGCTTGGCAAATATTTCACGTTCATTATTCTGGGCGTCTGTGTCGTTATCTTCGTAGTCGGCTGGCTGGAGGGCAGAGAGCTGCTTGATATGCTGCTGACCTCCATCTCCCTTGCGGTAGCGGCGATTCCTGAAGGTCTTCCGGCTATCGTAACCATCATTCTGGCGCTAGGCGTGCAGCGGATGGCTAAGCGCAAGGCAATTATCCGCAAGCTGCCTGCGGTGGAGACACTGGGCAGTACAGAGATTATCTGCTCTGACAAGACGGGCACATTAACACTTAACAAGATGACCGTAGAGAAGCTTTATGTGGGCGGAGAGACGGTCGAAGCCGATTCGAAACTTAACGAAACGCCAGGCGGTGAGCTGCTGCTGCAGGCGATGACCCTCTGCAATGATTCCAGCATAGACGAAGGCAAGAGTGCTGACGGGACTAAGGCGGATGGAGCTCAGGCAGGGGGGAAACCCGGCCCGGCGGGAGGCACCCGGAGCGGCAAAGCCATTATCGGTGATCCCACCGAAACGGCGCTGGTTGACTTCGCACTCAGCATCGGAACAGACAAACGGGAGCTGGAGCAGCATTATCCGCGGGTGAATGAGCTGCCTTTTGATTCGGACCGCAAGCTGATGACGACGATCCATAAGCTGGATAACGGGGAGTTCCGGGTGCTGACCAAGGGAGCGCCGGATGTGCTGGTGTCTAAATGCAGCCATATTCAAGAGAATGGCAATGTATTGCCCTTGACGGAGGAGCATATCAGCCGGATTACGGCCAGCAACAAAAGCCTGGCTGACGAAGCGCTGCGGGTATTGGCGTTTGCTTACCGCGACCATGCAGAGCAGCCTGCTGCTCCTTCGCCGGAAGTGACGGAGAAGGAGCTGGTGTTTGTCGGACTGACCGGAATGATCGATCCGCCGCGCGAGGAGGTCCGGGATGCGGTTGCCGTCTGCAGACGGGCGGGCATCCGGCCGGTGATGATTACCGGGGACCACCGGGACACGGCTGCAGCCATTGCCAAGCGGCTTGGAATCATCGACGATGACAAGGCCGTGCTGACCGGCCGTGAGCTGGATCAGATAAGCGAGGCGGATTTTGCCACAAGAGTGGCCGATTATTCCGTGTACGCCCGTGTATCGCCGGAGCATAAGGTACGTATCGTCAAGGCCTGGAGACAAATGGGCAAGATCGTAGCCATGACCGGTGACGGGGTTAATGATGCACCAGCGCTGAAATCAGCGGATATCGGCGTGGGAATGGGTATCACAGGAACAGATGTAGCCAAAGGCGTATCCGATATGGTGCTGGCCGACGATAATTTCACTACGATTGTCGTTGCTGTGGAGGAAGGCCGCAAGGTATACAGCAATATCCGCAAAGCGATCCAGTTCCTGCTGTCGGCCAATCTGGGGGAAGTGGTGACCCTGTTCATTGCGACGCTGATCGGCTGGCGGATTCTTGAACCGATTCATATTCTCTGGATTAATCTGGTCACAGATACTCTTCCGGCGCTCGCGCTCGGACTTGAGAAAGCAGAAAGCGATGTGATGTCGAAAAAACCGCGTAAATCAAGCAGCAGTATTTTTGCCGGAGGCGTGGGGATTGGAATCATCTATCAGGGACTGCTTGAGGCGGCACTGACTCTGCTGGTGTATTACTGGGCACACACCCATTATGATGAAGGCGTTGCCGTCACGATGGCTTTTGCTACACTCGGACTGCTGCAGCTCACCCATGCATTCAATGTCAGATCCAATACGAAATCACTGTTCCAGATCGGCTTGTTCAGCAACCGGTATATGCTGGGGGCTTCAGTCATCTCGGGACTTCTGCTGGTGCTGGTTATTATCATTCCCGGGCTGAATGAATGGTTCGGAGTGCAGCATCTGAGCGGCCTGCAGTGGGGGATTGTCTGTGGTGCCGCAGTGGCGATTGTACTTATCGTGGAACTGGTGAAGCTGGTTCTCCGCTTGAGCGGACGCAGTAAGAACTGGGAGTAA